One segment of Acropora muricata isolate sample 2 chromosome 8, ASM3666990v1, whole genome shotgun sequence DNA contains the following:
- the LOC136926628 gene encoding uncharacterized protein, with the protein MEKCCSECCVWCRHDFFCWRVCRRRDEFLLEDFYEEITPQEWKELDQEAYRIRGNFYMYILLLIIGEASYVSMETTILSPLSEHSITATEPKKTQRLADYSVRDFAKSGNDSPGRTRLRTEQNRSYTEPDFISEMWQTRRGVTAGLKSLSELFRQRKYARFTNEVNEDSRTTLERDSVSERFETQSLHGKVGLGYQSTADSAEQTEPNPKLKIRTKILTRRSQRPQRSREADAEDLTNSQAPSSMFNDFNQIEAWLSFAAHVRRQTPGFSTSYTQTLRMHDFASVNDFFESEVQSNVTFNPLFEDDDSDDDFQRRYTRHRLYTIDEES; encoded by the exons ATGGAAAAGTGTTGCAGCGAATGTTGCGTGTGGTGTAGACATGATTTCTTTTGTTGGAGAGTTTGTCGTCGTCGCGATGAATTTCTTTTGGAAGA CTTTTATGAAGAGATCACCCCTCAAGAGTGGAAAGAACTTGACCAGGAGGCCTATAGGATCAGAGGCAA CTTTTACATGTATATCTTGCTTTTAATCATAGGGGAGGCATCatatgtttccatggaaacaacTATCTTGTCACCACTATCAGAACATTCCATTACAGCAACGGAACCAAAAAAAACTCAACGATTGGCGGATTATTCGGTGAGAGATTTCGCCAAGAGTGGTAACGATTCGCCGGGAAGGACGCGGCTTAGGACTGAACAAAATCGCTCATACACAGAGCCAGACTTTATCAGCGAAATGTGGCAAACACGGAGAGGAGTAACGGCTGGGCTCAAGTCTCTGAGTGAATTATTTCGCCAGAGGAAGTACGCCCGATTTACAAATGAAGTAAACGAAGATTCGAGGACGACATTAGAAAGAGATTCAGTCAGTGAGAGATTTGAAACGCAATCCCTCCATGGCAAAGTTGGGCTTGGATATCAAAGTACAGCGGATTCCGCAGAACAGACAGAGCCCAATCCTAAACTTAAGATACGAACAAAGATTTTAACGCGGAGAAGTCAACGACCGCAGCGATCGCGAGAGGCGGATGCAGAAGACCTTACCAATAGTCAAGCGCCATCTTCGATGTTTAACGATTTTAATCAAATCGAAGCTTGGCTCTCATTTGCTGCACACGTAAGAAGGCAAACtcccggattttccacaagCTATACCCAAACCCTTCGAATGCACGACTTTGCCTCGGTCAATGACTTTTTCGAAAGCGAAGTTCAGAGTAATGTGACATTTAATCCACTCTTTGAGGACGATGACAGTGATGACGACTTTCAACGGCGATACACGAGACATCGATTGTATACGATCGATGAGGAGTCGTGA
- the LOC136926946 gene encoding F-box/LRR-repeat protein 2-like yields MDCLPEIVILKVFSFLPVVDLGHVAKVCSDWRRLAYDHSLWKSVNVKRQAAKIDEETLHMLIRTRFSHSLSILHLGGCKISLELLSELNRKCKSLRYLIFSRGSKLRPPSPPPKYTETTYEFPSQLELVELRPIKGDFSFLGRITRHFCEVKYLGIGNNSSKGAVPSMFTKMQRLVILDCTNCDTMTDDVIGKVAECCPLLESFCLNGCKYVYGRTFCTLFRSCSRLRTLLLRYTPVRDDCFVISEWKYVPVEELDISACSNITQIGLLSLVTNARALRYLNLSYCGVGRAVTDAVLLQMARMETGKFLEMLDVRWSLTLTPEALYILSRSCPRLKCLGVYQSSSINPSAMAEVLRMLPKLQILEYGAFGKASISESMFFPNMIRHCELIEAVSLINFASMDSVADAVLVNALVENCKNLKRINLCEPDPTLLDLVQELPPSTRAKVTQRWQCVLPPPDHTLDAIIARLKYRPPHPPH; encoded by the coding sequence ATGGATTGCTTGCCAGAAATCGTTATTTtaaaagtgttttcttttttgcccgTCGTGGACTTGGGGCATGTCGCGAAAGTTTGCAGTGACTGGCGTCGATTGGCTTATGATCATTCGCTATGGAAATCCGTCAACGTAAAAAGACAGGCAGCAAAGATTGACGAGGAAACTTTGCACATGCTGATAAGGACGAGATTTTCTCATTCGCTCTCAATCCTACATTTGGGTGGTTGTAAAATTTCGCTGGAGTTACTTAGTGAACTAAACAGAAAATGCAAGAGTCTGAGATATTTAATATTTAGTCGGGGATCCAAGTTGCGTCCGCCAAGTCCGCCACCGAAATACACGGAAACAACTTACGAATTTCCTTCGCAGTTAGAGTTGGTGGAATTAAGGCCCATTAAAGGAGATTTCTCGTTTTTGGGTCGGATAACAAGACATTTTTGCGAAGTGAAGTATTTGGGTATCGGTAATAACTCATCCAAGGGCGCGGTTCCTTCCATGTTCACCAAAATGCAAAGGTTGGTCATTCTTGATTGTACTAATTGTGATACCATGACTGACGATGTTATTGGCAAAGTGGCCGAATGCTGTCCCTTACTGGAGTCGTTTTGTTTGAACGGATGTAAGTACGTCTATGGGCGGACGTTTTGTACACTTTTCCGATCGTGTTCTCGGTTGCGGACGCTTCTTCTTCGTTATACTCCGGTACGCGACGATTGTTTCGTGATTTCCGAGTGGAAGTATGTACCTGTGGAGGAACTCGACATTTCAGCTTGCTCTAACATCACGCAGATCGGATTACTTAGCCTCGTCACCAATGCGAGGGCGCTCAGATATCTTAACTTGTCTTATTGCGGCGTTGGCCGCGCAGTCACCGACGCAGTATTGCTTCAAATGGCAAGAATGGAAACCGGAAAGTTCCTAGAAATGCTAGACGTGAGATGGAGCCTTACTTTGACACCCGAGGCACTATATATACTTTCACGGTCTTGCCCCCGGTTGAAGTGCTTAGGAGTGTACCAGTCCTCAAGCATAAATCCCTCCGCAATGGCCGAAGTGTTGAGAATGTTGCCTAAACTTCAGATTTTAGAATACGGAGCATTCGGGAAAGCCAGCATTTCGGAGAGCATGTTTTTTCCAAATATGATACGCCATTGTGAGTTGATAGAAGCAGTCTCGCTGATAAATTTTGCCTCCATGGATTCCGTCGCTGATGCAGTTTTAGTTAATGCCTTGGTTGAGAACTGTAAAAACCTCAAGCGGATAAATCTTTGTGAGCCTGATCCTACGCTTCTTGACCTTGTGCAAGAACTGCCGCCGTCCACAAGAGCGAAGGTGACTCAACGTTGGCAATGCGTCTTACCTCCCCCGGACCACACCTTGGACGCTATTATCGCGAGATTAAAATATCGCCCACCTCATCCTCCACATTAA
- the LOC136926949 gene encoding uncharacterized protein, producing MKKSTHLVSMMRTSDLSKGMTMRNAGENRRLAGHLQQLDLQLRSNLVNLQAEISELKLSRGRQRPRSSYTQRKTSSPGTTRRFNDHQLSCSPTGISALTVEGTGSESPKPFLPQISAKQTALVGKEVAVVERPHPPRSPGASRRRPNQRQGDIRHLSSGFTNELNKCRPKSTPDLSMDTSRAESPNSTHRFASPLRISSLEKDGRLLSRSSEDVRINVSPVQLNERVRDFLKRPNTSSNVKKSEGTAGSNEVNRKASDIIPTINIEHDEGDETNEMKSSIIENSDVEDFLTDEELFRNSLLLKASRDDGLSRSLPDLSSLGFMDFNEVIDQRLRKVRDDLPSEREMRKVRYLRFRDEPAPLPLKEIFEKENHSSREHLDKIDE from the coding sequence ATGAAGAAGTCTACGCATCTGGTTAGCATGATGCGAACGAGTGATCTTAGCAAGGGAATGACGATGAGAAACGCCGGCGAGAATCGAAGGCTTGCTGGACATCTACAACAGCTCGATCTACAACTGCGCAGCAATCTGGTCAATTTACAAGCCGAAATTTCTGAGCTGAAACTGTCGAGGGGCAGACAACGGCCAAGGAGTTCCTATACGCAAAGGAAGACATCATCGCCGGGCACCACGAGGCGCTTTAATGATCATCAGTTAAGCTGTTCGCCAACTGGGATCTCGGCCCTTACTGTAGAGGGGACCGGCAGCGAGTCTCCCAAGCCGTTTCTGCCGCAGATCAGCGCAAAACAAACGGCTTTGGTTGGCAAGGAAGTTGCTGTCGTAGAAAGGCCTCACCCACCCCGAAGTCCCGGGGCCTCGCGTCGCCGGCCCAACCAACGTCAAGGCGATATTCGTCACCTCTCATCTGGTTTTACAAACGAGCTTAATAAGTGTCGACCAAAATCGACGCCAGATTTAAGTATGGACACATCAAGAGCAGAATCACCTAACAGCACGCATCGCTTTGCATCGCCTCTAAGAATATCTTCTCTCGAGAAAGATGGTCGCTTGCTGAGTCGAAGTAGCGAGGATGTGAGGATAAATGTATCGCCAGTACAGCTTAACGAAAGGGTCAGAGACTTCTTAAAGAGACCCAATACCAGCTCTAATGTCAAGAAAAGCGAGGGGACAGCGGGGTCAAATGAGGTAAATCGAAAAGCGAGTGATATTATTCCAACGATAAACATTGAACACGATGAAGGAGATGAAACAAACGAAATGAAGAGCTCAATTATAGAAAATTCTGATGTTGAAGATTTTTTAACCGATGAGGAGTTGTTTAGGAATTCACTTCTACTTAAAGCCAGCAGAGATGATGGGCTTTCGAGATCTTTGCCCGATCTATCCAGTTTGGGATTTATGGATTTTAACGAAGTCATTGATCAACGGCTAAGAAAAGTGCGAGACGATCTTCCATCAGAGAGGGAAATGAGAAAAGTCCGCTACCTTCGATTTCGAGACGAGCCAGCCCCTTTGCCCTTGAaagaaatattcgagaaagagAATCACTCCAGTCGAGAGCATTTAGATAAAATTGATGAATGA
- the LOC136926945 gene encoding ubiquitin carboxyl-terminal hydrolase 48-like, whose translation MARRQANRKQPSNVLKQAWDWVKFTEPENITPQNVESAYRITSTSCIRGNCRRNCKANPNCFNCLGEKFWLGEIKDDYWLDCEDPENERRAENSFVGLKNLGATCYVNTLLQVWFHNPVFRSAMYKYTTPRSPGSSLKSKNSSSEISTPATDLQETPVNSITPSLPHVNHQTADSNGETPSKDCYAAKIPEKNSRVQKVPLLPSTTVFSSDAAPTTACGHLQLLFAQLQYSFRRYIDPSPFVDSLGLDTAQQQDAQEFGKLFTSLLEETLSQQTDPEVRDVVQNQFGGRYFYITECYSCGNKSKRLSRFYELDLNIQGHSSLHQCIKEFLKEEKLDGDNQYYCACCESKQNAARYIELHTLPPVLNLQLLRFVFDRKTGYKKKLNSFIQFPDILNMEDHIKNGYLGSSLVYELSAVLMHFGVSAYSGHYVAHIRDKKSGSWYKFNDEDIVKMQGKLRLSQDEDTADTSIKPAKRPKCAKGYHVSKNAYTLVYTLQGHQDVGISTEDFMDEEFEVPPHVQELVATDNSRFEDWVRQVKDFRDALVSKGKAKQAEIRKLYEEMPVSPDLEKYEWISTKWLRNWMDDKLETPPVDHASLLCCHGKLDPDEVINAKRIKVEAAEEIFNRYGGFPRLQSDSLCINCVRERCRRIRFESRLTDDYKFVSDALRNQSTDSVKFFWVGRRSLLRWKALAVHHEGLRQSLIDGCQNKSNHDTEEEDETKATGSESNDDVHPTGSEKGSPEQTRAENESDEGSEVFNEDFLCEHGGLSTDASCRRLVPENIWQRLKYYFPTAPEFTSAHPLCKLCQEEDEEERQKTELYRLLASEQKTAFNQLYSDRNRPQFDNEDPLIACAISKRFVEQWKQFVRHPKTNVPPESIRNEPLLCPHKKFLFNPECDVEDNGANEELCYIWQHEWNGLTQTYPYDNVITVTKNVTQDGLGELVTTPEVCLECSMARVQARAKHVENYSCGTIFVRKITKDHTDRDIEQVVSDSFASKEGDYVDPDFQSPPHSKKQKLDGDSRRRSSRHRKQRGEVSLTVGSTETLRDVKLQLMKSFSVMPMDQHLSLNGVALTEDTATVMSLGIRPGSLLLLKIDEPQGTISQDALPVSNAPEEGFKGTGLLGHSL comes from the exons atggcgcgCAGACAAGCAAATCGTAAACAACCGTCTAATGTATTGAAGCAAGCTTGGGATTGGGTTAAGTTTACAGAACCTGAAAATATTACTCCACAAAATGTCGAGAGTGCTTATCGGATCACGTCCACAAGTTGCATTCGGGGAAATTGCAG GAGAAACTGCAAAGCCAACCCAAATTGTTTCAACTGTCTTGGAGAAAAATTCTGGCTTGGTGAgataaaag ATGATTATTGGTTAGATTGTGAAGATCCAGAAAATGAAAGGAGAGCTGAG AATTCTTTTGTTGGACTGAAAAACCTTGGAGCTACCTGTTATGTTAACACACTACTCCAG GTTTGGTTCCATAATCCAGTTTTTCGCTCAGCAATGTACAAGTATACAACCCCAAGGAGTCCTGGTAGTTCCTTGAAATCAAAGAACAGCTCAT CTGAAATTTCTACACCAGCAACAGATTTGCAAGAAACACCAGTCAACAGTATCACACCCTCCCTACCACATGTTAACCACCAAACTGCAGATTCCAATGGTGAGACTCCAAGCAAGGATTGCTATGCTGCCAAAATTCCTGAAAAAAACTCCAGAGTTCAAAAGGTTCCCTTGCTTCCTTCCACAACTGTGTTTAGCTCTGATGCTGCACCAACAACTGCCTGTGGACATCTTCAATTGCTATTTGCACAGCTTCAGTATAGTTTTCGGAG GTACATTGATCCTAGTCCTTTTGTGGACAGCCTTGGATTGGATACTGCACAGCAGCAG GATGCTCAAGAATTTGGAAAATTGTTCACTTCTCTGCTGGAGGAAACATTATCACAACAA ACTGATCCTGAGGTGCGGGATGTTGTACAAAATCAGTTTGGAGGAAGATACTTTTACATAACAGA atGTTACAGCTGTGGCAACAAATCCAAGAGACTGTCTAGATTTTACGAGTTGGATCTCAACATACAAGGACATTCATCCCTTCATCAGTGCATAAAAGAGTTTCTTAAG GAGGAAAAGCTTGATGGTGATAACCAGTATTATTGCGCATGTTGTGAAAGTAAACAGAATGCAGCTCGCTACATTGAATTGCATACCTTGCCCCCTGTGCTTAACCTGCAACTGTTAAGATTTGTCTTTGACAG AAAAACAGGGTACAAGAAGAAGCTGAACTCCTTCATTCAGTTTCCTGATATTTTGAATATGGAGGATCATATAAAAAATGGATACCTCG GTTCCAGTTTAGTTTACGAACtgagtgcagtgctgatgcacTTTGGAGTCAGTGCTTATTCAGGGCATTATGTTGCGCATATCAGAGACAAGAAG TCAGGTTCTTGGTACAAGTTCAACGATGAAGACATCGTCAAAATGCAGGGAAAATTGAGATTGTCACAAGATGAAGATACTGCAG ATACCAGCATCAAACCAGCCAAGAGGCCGAAGTGCGCAAAGGGTTATCATGTATCCAAAAATGCCTACACTTTGGTGTACACTTTACAAGGACATCAGGATGTAG GGATCAGCACAGAAGATTTTATGGATGAGGAATTTGAGGTACCTCCCCATGTCCAAGAGCTGGTCGCCACTGACAATAGTCGGTTTGAAGACTGGGTCCGACAGGTCAAAGATTTCAGG GACGCGCTTGTATCCAAGGGAAAAGCGAAGCAAGCTGAAATAAGAAAGCTTTATGAAGAGATGCCAGTGAGTCCAG ATTTAGAAAAGTACGAATGGATTTCAACAAAGTGGTTGAGAAATTGGATGGACGACAAGCTAGAAACCCCGCCAGTGGATCATGCTTCTCTCTTGTGCTGTCATGGAAA ACTCGATCCGGATGAGGTAATCAACGCAAAGAGGATCAAAGTCGAGGCT GCTGAAGAGATTTTTAATCGATATGGTGGATTCCCGCGACTTCAAAG TGACTCTCTCTGTATCAACTGCGTAAGAGAGCGATGCAGAAGAATACGTTTCGAATCTCGGCTGACCGATGATTACAAGTTCGTCTCCGATGCTCTAAGAAATCAGTCAACAGACAG TGTAAAGTTCTTCTGGGTCGGCAGAAGATCTCTCCTTCGGTGGAAAGCCTTAGCAGTGCATCACGAAGGGCTCCGTCAGAGTTTGATCGATGGCTGTCAAAATAAGTCCAATCATGACACGGAGGAAGAAGATGAGACCAAAGCCACCGGAAGTGAGAGTAATGATGACGTTCACCCCACCGGAAGCGAGAAAGGGTCGCCCGAGCAGACAAGGGCTGAGAATGAAAGCGATGAAGGGAGTGAAGTATTTAACGAAGATTTTCTGTGTGAGCACG GAGGTCTTTCTACAGATGCGTCTTGTCGACGGCTTGTACCAGAGAACATTTGGCAGAGATTAAAGTATTACTTTCCTACAGCACCAGAATTTACAAGCGCTCATCCGTTGTGCAAGTTGTGTCAG GAAGAGGACGAAGAAGAGCGGCAGAAAACCGAACTCTATAGATTGTTAGCTTCCGAGCAAAAAACTGCTTTCAACCAACTTTACAGCGACAGAAATCGTCCCCAGTTCGACAATGAG GATCCACTGATAGCCTGCGCTATTTCTAAACGTTTTGTTGAGCAATGGAAGCAGTTCGTTAG GCACCCAAAAACCAATGTACCTCCTGAGAGCATCAGAAATGAACCTCTTTTGTGCCCCCATAAAAAGTTCCTGTTTAATCCGGAATGCGACGTGGAAGACAATGGCGCGAATGAAGA GTTGTGTTACATTTGGCAGCACGAGTGGAATGGGCTCACTCAAACCTACCCGTACGATAATGTGATCACCGTGACAAAAAATGTCACGCAAGATGGCCTGGGCGAGCTGGTGACTACTCCCG AAGTTTGCCTAGAGTGCTCCATGGCTCGAGTACAAGCGAGAGCCAAACACGTGGAAAACTACAGCTGTGGTACAATCTTTGTGCGCAAAATCACCAAGGATCACACCGATAGAGACATCGAGCAAGTCGTCAGTGAt AGCTTTGCAAGTAAGGAAGGGGACTATGTTGATCCAGATTTCCAG TCTCCACCGCACAGCAAAAAGCAGAAGCTGGACGGTGACTCCCGACGGAGAAGTTCCAG GCACCGGAAACAACGCGGAGAGGTTTCGCTGACAGTCGGGTCCACCGAGACCTTGAGAGACGTCAAACTGCAG